CCTTCTCTCATCTGAACTGCCCTTAGGGGTCATTGCCCTTTGGCTTCTGTTGGACCTGTGCATCAAATCTGTAATTTTCAGTCACCCCACCTTTCCTCCTCAGCAGCTATACCATCAACAGCTTatagaaagatttaaaaattgaCTCAAAAGGGGTGCATTTTCAGAACAGTGGGTCCTAGATAGCAGGCCTTACCCAACCTCAAAATGGACACAGCtatttcttcccctccccagaACTGTGTCGAGAAACCGCAATTTATGACACTAGAATGAAGTTACCTTCCAGATGCTTCCTCCAGGTGGGAAGCATAAACTGGAAGGCCTGAGTAGTATAAATACCTTGATAAGTAGGGCATGCATTCTTGCCTGTCTTTTATTATCGCTGTGCTCATGATGGATGTAACCTGACTTTGCCAGGAAGCCTGCAGATCCCTTCTAAACAAAAGCATTCCTCATCCAAGACAGCAAAAGACAGGAATCAAGCTCTTTATCTTAAGCCAGATTCTTGCTTACAACAAAGACTCAGATAAAAAGGAATGAGTGTCAATGATGTTGGACCCTTGAGGCTGATTCTCAGCAGAATTAGCTCAGTTCTTCCTAAACACCCTAGTTTAAGTATCTAGTACTAATAAATATAGCAGAGCATAAGTATATGAAGCAAACACTCTATTAAGACCCAAAGCAAATCCCCACAAGACAGTCTACCCACACATAAATAGATGAGCAAATGAGGAAATACTATTTCAATTAAGATCCATTGGTAAAAGGATTAGTATGGCCTAAGAAGCCTTCCCAATGTCACCAATATATCAAAAAATAACATgtggccaggcctggtgacacatgcctgtaatcccagcacttcagaagcaGAAGCTGGGGGAATctcaagttccaagccagcctgagatacacagtgagttccaagcagcctgggctacaccaggAGACCTTGTCAGAAAAGCACAAAAGTGTATGTTTACGTATATGTCACAAGGActgaaaacatgcacacatcTCAAGAGCAGGTTACCTTTATAACAGAAGAAAAAGTGGAAAATTGAGATGTTTCCTTCTGAACTAAAATGGGAAAatggaaaagacagagagatacaaacagacagatacaagcacaccagagagagagaaagagacagagagacagagacagagagagagggagagagacagagacacacacagaaagagaggtgGTAGAAGATTTCAATTCCTCTTGATTTTAATGTGACAGCTATAATTGCGAAAACACGGGATTTTCTGCTCAGGAAGCACCTCTGGGTGGGACTGTGCTTTgttgctgtgtctgtagccattCCTCATCTAATTCATGATCCACAAACTCTAAACACATCAACACCTCAAAGACAGATGTAGACATACAAGGAGTCTGGCATTCTTGATTTACCGTAACAGTGAAAAAACGAGGTAGGACTGAGCATCCCTGAAAGAACAGAGCACAAGGAATGTCTGTGTTAGGCTGGAAACATCCAGGCTCAGCTTTTGTCTTGTCAGATGATGGGGAAAGGCTGTGTTCCAAAGACAAAGCCATTCCCAGACACTGAGATCTGAGTCCACGTCGCTGAACACTCCACATGCTATGTCCAGAGCAGTTAGAGGCGGGAAGTGTCACACATTGGTCTCTGAGAAATCTTAGAAAACAAGAGATGCTCACTGTGTTGAGACAGACAAACACCATGTCATATGTTCAAGTTCCTGCAAGATATATACCTCTAAGCTtgatatcttaaaaaaaaaaaaaattcctagaatGGTTTGTTCAAAGGACCCTTTGTGAATGcccagaaaagagaaaacataccTACCACCAATTAGACCAAGTCATTTCAAACcattcaactgtttgtttttgctaGATTATACTGATAAGTAAAACTTGGTGGAAATAATTCTGGATTCTGTGGGACAGTTGAAAGATCTCTCCCAATGCCTTAGGAAAACAATGGGAGGTATGGATTGAGCTCAGTGGCATTTTGCCCAGACCTGTCTTGTTGCTTTTAGTATCTTAGTTCATCCAATACTAATGAGAATTAAACCCCAGTTCAAGCAGAGATCCTAGTCAGAAATGTGTCAGATGAGTGGTTCCACAGACAGCCTGCCATAGACCCACAGGACTGCTGAGGATAGGATTTCAGAGCATCAGGAGGTTGCTGAGGGGAGATATGGACTCACATGTTAGGTTCTTAACCTTACTTGACTCATGTACAGGTacatgcgcacatgtgtgtgcttataaagaccagaggtcaatgtcaagaTTATTTCTCAGGAACCTTGTATTATGGTGTTTCGGGGGCCAGGTCcatctcctcaaatattttcattgcCCATACCAGACATCAGCAAGCCTgagttttcaaatttcattttgcaACATTTTTGACCTATCAAGTTTATTTGGTAAATAAATTAATCaacttttgcagtgctgggactgaaccaaCAGTtttccacatgctaggcaagtgctcaactCCTGAACTATAGCTGTAGCCCTCTTTTTACTGTTTAAACGTTTTGAGTTCAAGGGTTGCCTTGAActaattctgttttttgtttttgtttttgtttttttgttttttgttttgttttgttttgttttgttttttgggggggtaggtCTTGAACCTGAGACCCTTCTGCCCCAATCTCCCAAGTAGCTAGAATTAGCTATAAAACTAGCAACTGGCCTACCAGATCTGACTGCCTTATTCCTTTTATTGTCTCAGTTATGGGTTTCTCAACTTATTGCTGGTCCTCTGCCAGCACACTAACTGTAGGCTCTACACATGTTGGGTATAAAAGATGGGTTGGAAAGATCTgcgggtttgtttgtttgtttgtttgtttgtttatcatgcTTGGCATCAGTTTAGATAATGTGGCATTTATTTGCTCCTTGTAGGTTTGCTAGAATTTGCCCATAAAACATCTGAACTTCCTGTTCTGCCTAGCCTGAACATGCTCATAACTAAACCTCATTGACACTTATGACTTGAGTAGATGAGCAATTTTTAAAACCCCAGAGGAACATGTCAACACCTAACCAGCAGTAGACatactttctccttctttccttcctttcttttttacatctactttgaatgtttttaaaaaatgtaattgaaaCAAAACATTGTCCATGATAATGATATCCCTTTGTCACTTCTCCTTTTAGGTCATTTCTACCCTCAGCTGCCACCTCTTCTGTGATTTCATTGTGGATCATTCTTGCTGCTGTTATTGATCTAAACCTGGAGATAGTCTGTACTATCCATGAGGTGTGTAAATAACATCGAGCACAGGGTTCGCAAACTTCAAGATATATATATGCAACATGAAActgtgtcatttatttatttttgtctcaaaTTGCTTTAAAGAGTTGCATTTGGGGGCTAGGGAGTTGGCCGagttggtcaagtgcttgctCTGAGAGCATGCAAGCATAAGCTTGATCCTCAGGACTCACATAAAGGTGAGGTAGGCATGGTGATGGGCACTTGAAATCCTAGAACTggggaggtagacacaggagaTTCTGTGAGGTGGGCTGGCTGGTACACTGGAGGCTCCAGTACAAGAATAACTAGATAGTCaaatccccctccccccaaaaaaaaaatcttcacatttTTCTGTTCCAAATTGTTTTTTAAGCCcctcctgtctcaacaaaaatcTATATGGAATCAACCCCACAAGTGTGCTTTGTgtgggaaaaaaatttaaaaaaaaaaaaaataacctgctCTTGCCATTCTGTTGGAAGCAAAAGGGCTCTGGGGCCCTGTGTGGTAGTGCATGGAattcagggtttgtttgtttgtttctcctttctctgtataTTGACTCAGAGATTCCACAGTGTCTCTATGTAAATATGAACAATTAACATTTGACAACACATGTCTACTTTCTCTTGtgtaattttttaactttaaaaaacataGGTTGTAGAGTGCTGGGGAGATCACTTGGTGGGTAGAAGCTCTTGACATGCATGTGTGAAGACTTGAGCACATACATAGAGCCAGGCACAGCCAGGTGTTTGGCTAATCACCCCAGCACTGTGTGAGGCAGAGGAAAAAGACttacctggggcttgctggctacaaacctagctccaggttcagtgaggaccctgtctcaaggcagcAAGACTGAGATAGAGCAGGACCCCTGAcatcctcttttggcttccacacacatgcatgggtaCGATCACATCCACACACCTATGCATGTGAaccacacccatatacacacaccaaaacaagGCACAGGAGGTCAACAAAGGATAGATTTGAGATGTTGACCAGGTTAAGTGGAATTTTTGACAGCACAGCTTCTCCTATGGTATGTCTAATTGAGAAGTTcatatatatttggttttcaagacagggtttctctgtgtagctttgagccttttcctggatctcgctctgtagaccaggctggcctcgaactgacaaagatccacctgcctctgcctccccagtgctgggattaaaggtgtgtggcacgcAGCATCCAGCAAGAAGTTTAACAGACATGCTTGCAGTTTAAGgtgacacttttaaaataaaattctcaagccagcaagatggctcaacagatgGAGGCACTGGGATGGTGACGTCAGtgtgattcccagtacccacatgatggatgaagagaactgactcctacaaggtcatcctctaacctccacacgaACATCATGGCACAtgtccatacatatacacatatgcaaaataaTACACAAATGCAAGTTTTTATTAGATTTCTTTCCAAATAGGAGGAGAACTGTGGAGCATAGtcccagcgtttgggaggcagaggcaggcagacctctgtgagttccaggttagccaagactatgtagggaaaaaaaacctgCTGATGATGACTTGAGCCCTGCCACTAAATGGGAGAATCATCAGAACCTGTAGGATTTTATTTAGAGTTGACAGTCCCTATGATAACTTTACTTGTTTTTcaatcttttcttgttttctcctgGAAAGGAAAGATGGTGGtccatttaaaactttaaatgtgTAAGGGTTAGATTGTTAAAATACAGCTTAGTATGTACACAAAGAACTGGACACTTTTCTCTCAGAAGAGAACTAACTGTGACATTTGACTTCTAAAACAGCATCATCCTCAGGATTGGTCACCCTAACTTCATATTTTGTAGGCACGTTGTAGGCTGATCTACAGGCGACATAGATTGATGAAGGGGATCTGACTCAATGTCTTAATGTTTCTATAGCTGGGTAATGTGGGTATAGTTTGCGGGTATAAAGTTCtacctttgatttttctttaatctcAATTTGTcgctttttgaaacaggattttagTTATCTCGATATTGTGGCATTTATGTCTGGTACTACTGTCACACAGACCTGTTGCTCAGTGTCGAGGTATACAGAGGGCAGCTATTAGTAGCAATACAAATGGTGGCCAAGAACATGGGCTGTCAGAGTAAGAGTCCTTGCTGGTGGTTAGCAATACTTTGACTCTTAAGTCCTGAGTGTGTAGTGGAAAGTTCTCCAGTGTGACTGTGTAGATCTGAACTTACTTCGATGTCATTCTGAGAGAGAGTTACTGGACACCTAAGCTTTTCACTGCTTCAAAACAGGGCTAAAATTTGATGACTGGACAGACTCAAAGCTTTTTGATGGATAAACTTTCTGAATGGGCCTATTCCATCAATAAACAGGATGTAACTAAAACCTGTCTGCACAGATAGTGTGTCATGTCTGCACAGGTCTCTGTTTAGTTGATGTATACCTATCTGGAATCTTGCCCCAGTTAagaaacatatttaatttttttaattggccATTAAATAAATTGATTGTAAAAAGActtagctgggcaatggtggtgcacacctttaatcccattacttggaaggcaaaggcaggtggatctctgggttcaaggccaggctggtatacagagcaagttccaggacagctagggctacacagattTTATAAAACTACAActtttataaagggaaacatttaattgggatggcttgcttaaagctcagaggtttagatcattaccatcatggtggaaaTCAAGGTAGCttgcagtcagacatggtgctggagaaggagctgagagttctacatcttgcaggcaacagtaagtcatctgtctcactgggcgtggcttgagcacatatgagacctcaaagcccactccacagtgacacacttcttccaacaaggccatgcctcttaatagtaccactccctttaggagccactttttttttcaaaccactatACCCTgacttggaaaaacaacaacaagcacACCTAGTATTAAGTGAATTAGCCCTAAGCTCTCCTCCATGACCAATATCTcggatttttttatttacttatttatatgtggGTGGGTTTGAcctggtttggtttgatttgataTGGGCTCTCTGTAACCCAAGGTGACCTGGAATTCATTGTGTATCTGAAGGCAACCTTGAACTACCATTTCTcctcacaggtgctgggattggaggcgtgcaccaccatgcctggtttatgaggTGCTCTGGATctaacccagagcttcatgcatgccaaGTAAGCATCTTACCAATCAGCTGCATCCCTAGTCCCTTCAGTTATTTCTATAACAGCATCTCCTTATGTACCCTAGGCAGCCCGGAGCTCATTATCCTctcagcctccagggtgctgggtttaaaggcatatTACTCCACACTCTTCCCCTAGATTTATATTAATCTGTAGCTTTCCTAAATTATCTctgtcttaaatttttaaaacccactcatgatggggaaactgagatcaCTCAGTTCCAAAGAGTTCTTGGTGGTGAAAAGGTTAGAAACCAGATCATTACTTATCCTTCCTCCCAGCTTGAGTATCTGTAGTTCCAGACACTTGCTATCCATGTAGATCAAGGCAGACCCACTACCAGAGGGCTCAGGGTCAGTGTATTCAAACATGATCTAAATGAGATCCGGATAGGAGTAAGTACAGTGTGGAAAGGAACGAAAGCAGTCTGTAAGTCTTACTCATTATACTTAACCATTCACATCTTTATTAGCAGTTGGCAGCAAAAACATCTCCACAAAGACCaggcaaaatcaaaagaaaggggAATTGGAGAGAAGCCTTTGCGGACGTGAAATGAACTGACATCGGGAAATGCGTGCTGTAGAGAAGACCATGCCTGCTGACACGTCATCCTGGGGTATGACCTCCTCAGCGCTGATGCATTCTCTCCTCAGCACTTGGAGAAAATGTGGGTCCGAACTCCAGTAAAGTCTGTGCAGGGCTGGAGGTAGACACCACAGGATGGCTTCACGCCTGTGGACAGTAGCACATCCTCAGAAGAGCTATGAAGTATTCCATCGTGAAGATGGACCTCAGGGAGGCTGGACTCACAGCTAGGTTGTCAGGAAGCTGGCGCGCAGGTGCCTGCTTGGCATACATTTGGATAAGTTGGTGGACAGCAACCGGGGCCATTGCAGGAAGGTTTGCCTAAACCAGTCACACAGCAAGGGGGCGGGCAGGAAGGAGATTGGCAGCCGCTCTGATTGGAAATTGGTCCAGATTGGCAGCCGCTCTGATTAGAAGCAGGTCCACAGCAAGTCAGTCCGCCCGAAACCCTAACACATGAAGTTGATTTACCGCTGCTCTTTGCACAACAGGGGGACTGGCAGGTAACCACCGGCTGACAGATGCAGGAGCCTGAAGGTGCTGGTTGACAGTAAAGTGGCTGGCAAGAGGCGGGCACACAACAAGTTTGAGTGCAAGAACTGAACATACAAGTTAATGGCTGGCAGGGCACAGGCATGCAGGGAGCTGACTGGCAGGGCTTGAGAATATAGCAGATAGGTTGGTAATAAACTGACTCGCAGAGCTGACCTTCACCTTTGATGGGTTGATGTGACCCTCCTTGGCAGCAGGTTGGTTGGCATGGACCAGCCTCACAGCTGACCGGTAGGCACAGGGTCTCACCGCAGGAAGTCGCTTCAGAGCAGAATGGCTGGCAGGATCCGTCATCACAGTAGGTGGATGGGCCACATGATGCTTGGCATGACCCTGAAGTGCAGACAGGCTCCTGGTTGGAGCTCTGGTGGCTGGAGTTATTATCGCAGCATGTCGTGTGACAACCAGCAGATTCCACACAGGAGGGCTGGCATGAGGCAGCTGGATGAGGAGGCCCACCGGTGTCAGGTGCACAGCAAGCCTTGTGTGAACCGATGGGttgacaaacaaaacccacacaggAAGTGTCTGGAAAACAGGTTGATGGACAAGAAACCGGTTCAGAGGTAACTGGGGCACTTTTGGGTGGTTTGCAGTTTTCTTGACGTGTAACCAATTGCCACGTCCTGCTCTGGCAGGAACTGGGCAAACGGATAGCATTTCTAATGCTGCCACCATTGGAGCATGTGGAGATGGTGGACACAGC
Above is a window of Onychomys torridus chromosome 8, mOncTor1.1, whole genome shotgun sequence DNA encoding:
- the Krtap29-1 gene encoding keratin-associated protein 29-1 — protein: MTDSHCPGNPKAIPAVSTISTCSNGGSIRNAIRLPSSCQSRTWQLVTRQENCKPPKSAPVTSEPVSCPSTCFPDTSCVGFVCQPIGSHKACCAPDTGGPPHPAASCQPSCVESAGCHTTCCDNNSSHQSSNQEPVCTSGSCQASCGPSTYCDDGSCQPFCSEATSCGETLCLPVSCEAGPCQPTCCQGGSHQPIKGEGQLCESVYYQPICYILKPCQSAPCMPVPCQPLTCMFSSCTQTCCVPASCQPLYCQPAPSGSCICQPVVTCQSPCCAKSSGKSTSCVRVSGGLTCCGPASNQSGCQSGPISNQSGCQSPSCPPPCCVTGLGKPSCNGPGCCPPTYPNVCQAGTCAPAS